Proteins from one Brevibacillus humidisoli genomic window:
- a CDS encoding MFS transporter has translation MPDTETNVLLQGRRSDAVRAYFSISGLYLFIYYGLGAFYPLISQYYQSIQLTGTQIGTVSSITPIISIIAQPLWGMVCDRYQIRKPILVLTLLATAGISLLFTMVSTYAWILVLITVLSLFQCALVPISDSLGLTYAIKQKMQFGNLRLWGAVGFAVAVFFTGLGVQAWGPHVIFYFFAAALVMAVFFLRGIPDGGTQMSVNVFRGLGELIRLPRFVLFLVSSFFIFGAINANNIWFAIYYQHIGGTVAGIGLAFLLFAGSEAPFMKVSSYFVRRYGLELTILLAGTVSALRWFWYGTAPSTTMVIALFFIQGISVGFYLASAAQYVRENTPDSLQVTALAIFTSIGHGLGSMTCNLLGGVIMDYAGILATYYFFGTASILGLIPLVLICFGPYRK, from the coding sequence ATGCCAGATACAGAAACGAACGTACTGCTGCAGGGACGTCGCAGCGATGCAGTCCGCGCCTACTTCTCCATTAGCGGACTGTATTTGTTTATCTACTATGGATTGGGAGCCTTTTACCCGCTCATCTCGCAGTACTACCAGTCCATCCAATTGACAGGAACGCAGATCGGGACCGTCAGCTCGATAACACCGATCATCTCGATCATCGCACAACCTCTGTGGGGAATGGTTTGCGACCGCTACCAGATTCGCAAACCCATTTTGGTTCTTACTCTGCTGGCCACTGCCGGGATCTCGCTGTTGTTTACGATGGTCAGTACCTACGCGTGGATTCTCGTGTTGATTACAGTGCTTTCGCTCTTTCAGTGTGCCCTTGTGCCGATCTCCGACAGTCTAGGGCTGACGTACGCAATCAAGCAAAAGATGCAGTTCGGCAACTTGCGTCTGTGGGGAGCGGTCGGCTTTGCCGTGGCCGTGTTTTTCACCGGATTGGGCGTGCAGGCGTGGGGGCCACATGTGATTTTCTACTTCTTTGCAGCGGCTCTCGTGATGGCCGTTTTCTTTTTGCGCGGGATTCCCGACGGAGGGACGCAGATGAGCGTCAACGTCTTTCGGGGATTAGGGGAACTGATCCGACTGCCTCGTTTTGTCCTGTTTTTGGTCAGTTCATTCTTCATCTTTGGGGCAATCAACGCCAATAACATCTGGTTTGCGATCTACTATCAGCACATTGGCGGTACGGTTGCAGGGATCGGGCTTGCTTTTCTGCTGTTCGCCGGCAGTGAAGCCCCGTTTATGAAGGTATCGTCATATTTCGTCCGCCGCTATGGTTTGGAGCTGACTATCTTGTTGGCGGGCACCGTTTCTGCCCTGCGTTGGTTTTGGTATGGAACGGCACCAAGTACGACGATGGTGATTGCCCTCTTCTTTATTCAGGGGATCTCCGTCGGGTTTTACCTGGCTTCGGCTGCCCAGTACGTTCGTGAAAATACACCAGACTCCCTGCAGGTGACCGCATTGGCGATCTTTACCTCCATCGGACACGGGCTGGGCTCCATGACCTGCAACCTGTTGGGTGGAGTGATCATGGACTATGCCGGTATTCTTGCGACCTACTACTTCTTTGGTACAGCTTCGATTCTCGGATTGATCCCGCTTGTTCTAATCTGCTTCGGACCGTATCGAAAATGA
- a CDS encoding acyl-CoA dehydrogenase family protein, with protein MAETKKLVRGGSFLIDAGSPEDVFTPEEFTEEHKMIAKTTEDFVVGEVRPHLEEIEQHQFDISVRLLKEAGQLGLLGADVPEKYEGLGLDKISSALIGEKFALARGFALSYGAHVGIGSLPIVYFGNEDQKRRYLPDLASGKRLAAYCLTEPGSGSDALGAKTTARLSEDGKHYLLNGEKQWITNAGFADVFVVYAKIDGEQFTAFIVERDFPGVSFGPEEKKMGIKGSSTRTVILEDVPVPVENLLGEPGRGHVIAFNILNVGRYKLAVGTVGSAKQALHLATTYAKERKQFKTPIANFTLIKNKLANMAAKIYAAESSVYRTVGLFDTSLSLLGEKADDGREVAKAIADYAIECSINKVFSSEVLDYCVDEGVQIHGGYGFMSEYEIENMYRDSRINRIFEGTNEINRLLIPDMLVKKAMKGELPLMQAAAGLQEELMSYYPEEIEEAPLAVEKHLLDMTRKIILMVAGSALMKYQQAISKEQELLAIAADMLIELYAMDSVVKRTEKALAQNGLEKEQQKLDLTAVYVHDAFDRIESWAKEALAAMEDGDDLRLRLSILKKLTRRNPLNTIHLKRTIADRVIEADGYVV; from the coding sequence ATGGCTGAAACAAAAAAACTGGTACGAGGCGGCAGTTTTCTGATTGATGCCGGATCACCCGAAGATGTTTTTACGCCTGAAGAGTTTACTGAAGAGCACAAGATGATTGCCAAGACGACAGAAGATTTTGTCGTCGGAGAGGTACGCCCTCATTTGGAAGAAATCGAGCAGCACCAGTTTGACATTTCGGTACGTCTCCTGAAAGAAGCGGGACAACTGGGCCTGCTTGGCGCGGATGTACCGGAAAAATACGAAGGGCTTGGTCTTGACAAGATCAGCTCGGCGCTGATCGGAGAGAAGTTTGCGCTGGCACGCGGGTTTGCCCTCAGCTATGGAGCGCATGTGGGGATCGGGTCGCTGCCAATCGTCTACTTCGGCAATGAAGACCAGAAGCGGCGCTATCTCCCTGATCTCGCATCCGGCAAGCGGCTGGCCGCTTACTGTCTGACAGAACCGGGCTCCGGTTCGGATGCGCTTGGCGCCAAGACGACTGCCCGCTTGTCGGAGGACGGCAAGCACTACCTTCTCAATGGAGAAAAGCAGTGGATCACGAACGCCGGTTTTGCTGATGTGTTTGTCGTCTATGCCAAGATTGATGGCGAACAGTTTACAGCCTTCATCGTTGAGCGTGATTTCCCGGGTGTCTCGTTCGGACCGGAAGAGAAGAAGATGGGGATCAAAGGCTCCTCGACACGTACCGTCATCCTGGAGGATGTGCCGGTACCGGTAGAAAACCTGTTGGGTGAACCGGGCAGGGGACATGTCATTGCCTTTAACATTCTTAACGTGGGTCGGTACAAACTGGCCGTTGGCACGGTGGGCTCGGCGAAACAGGCGCTTCATCTGGCAACTACCTATGCCAAGGAGCGGAAACAGTTTAAGACACCGATTGCCAACTTCACGCTGATCAAAAACAAGCTGGCCAACATGGCGGCAAAGATATACGCGGCAGAAAGCTCTGTCTACAGAACCGTCGGATTGTTCGATACGTCTCTTTCGCTGCTGGGAGAAAAGGCGGACGACGGACGGGAGGTAGCCAAAGCGATTGCCGATTACGCCATTGAGTGCTCGATCAACAAAGTATTCAGTTCGGAAGTGCTCGATTACTGTGTCGATGAAGGGGTACAAATCCACGGCGGATACGGCTTCATGTCCGAATACGAGATTGAGAACATGTACCGTGACTCCCGCATCAACCGGATCTTTGAAGGAACCAATGAAATCAACCGTCTGTTGATTCCTGACATGCTGGTGAAAAAAGCGATGAAGGGCGAACTGCCTCTGATGCAGGCAGCAGCCGGTCTGCAGGAAGAGCTGATGAGCTACTATCCGGAGGAAATCGAAGAGGCGCCATTGGCGGTGGAGAAGCATCTGTTGGACATGACGCGCAAGATAATCCTAATGGTGGCCGGGTCGGCACTGATGAAATATCAGCAGGCGATCTCCAAAGAACAGGAACTGCTGGCGATTGCCGCTGATATGCTGATCGAACTGTATGCGATGGACAGCGTCGTCAAGCGTACGGAGAAAGCACTGGCGCAAAACGGTCTGGAAAAGGAACAGCAGAAGCTTGATTTGACTGCGGTCTATGTGCACGATGCATTTGACCGGATCGAGTCTTGGGCCAAGGAAGCGTTGGCGGCGATGGAAGATGGGGACGATTTGCGACTCCGTTTGTCCATCCTCAAGAAGCTGACCCGGCGCAACCCGCTCAATACGATCCATCTGAAGCGCACCATTGCCGATCGGGTGATTGAGGCGGACGGTTATGTGGTCTGA
- a CDS encoding glutamate-5-semialdehyde dehydrogenase: protein MSHQVDVGASVADQARLAKQASRRWALFTQEEKDDALRAIARRLKQDETEILAANREDIMAAEAEGRPESYLDRLRLTPKRIDELVESVEALADLPDPIGEVTERWTQPNGLVIQSVRVPLGVIGMVYEARPNVTVDAAGIALKTGNAIVLRGSRSAKRSNLALANSMQDALQSLQMPHEAIQYLLADQHESVDALCTLNEFIDVIIPRGGAELIQRVVRKSTVPVLETGVGNCHLFVDESALYEMAEAIVLNAKTSRPSVCNAAETLLIHSKWPREQTLSLLQRLVEAGVELRACELTRSNCPELADALKPATEEDWHTEYLELIMSVRTVDSLETALSHIEQYGSAHSEAIITETEANARRFLAAVDAAAVYHNASTRFTDGGQFGFGAEIGISTQKIHARGPMGLRALTSTKYQILGTGQIR, encoded by the coding sequence ATGAGCCATCAGGTAGATGTTGGAGCCAGTGTTGCTGATCAGGCCCGCCTGGCCAAACAGGCATCACGTCGGTGGGCCTTGTTTACACAGGAGGAAAAGGATGACGCGCTGCGTGCCATTGCCCGCCGCCTCAAGCAGGATGAAACAGAGATTTTAGCTGCCAATCGAGAGGATATCATGGCAGCGGAAGCGGAAGGTCGGCCGGAGAGTTATCTGGATCGCCTCCGCCTCACACCGAAGCGAATCGACGAACTGGTAGAAAGTGTGGAGGCCCTGGCTGACCTGCCTGATCCGATCGGGGAAGTAACGGAACGCTGGACACAGCCAAACGGACTTGTCATCCAGTCGGTACGTGTGCCTTTAGGGGTGATTGGCATGGTCTATGAGGCGCGCCCCAATGTAACCGTGGATGCAGCAGGTATTGCACTGAAGACAGGCAATGCTATCGTACTGCGCGGCAGCCGCTCGGCAAAGCGATCCAATCTGGCGCTGGCCAACAGCATGCAAGACGCGCTGCAGTCGCTTCAGATGCCGCACGAAGCGATTCAGTACCTGCTCGCCGACCAGCACGAATCAGTCGATGCGCTCTGTACGTTGAACGAGTTCATCGACGTGATTATTCCTCGCGGTGGCGCTGAATTGATTCAGCGGGTGGTGCGCAAGTCAACGGTGCCGGTACTGGAAACCGGCGTCGGCAACTGCCATCTGTTTGTTGATGAAAGCGCGCTCTACGAGATGGCAGAAGCGATCGTGCTGAATGCCAAAACGAGCCGTCCGTCCGTCTGCAATGCAGCAGAGACGCTGCTGATCCACAGCAAATGGCCGCGTGAACAGACGCTCTCCCTGCTGCAGCGACTAGTGGAAGCCGGAGTCGAACTGCGCGCTTGCGAGCTCACCCGTTCCAACTGTCCTGAACTGGCTGACGCCTTAAAGCCAGCTACGGAAGAAGACTGGCATACGGAATACCTGGAGCTGATCATGTCGGTTCGTACAGTCGACAGCCTGGAGACAGCGCTTAGTCACATCGAGCAGTACGGCTCCGCTCACTCGGAGGCGATCATTACGGAAACGGAAGCGAATGCACGCCGTTTTCTCGCTGCCGTTGACGCCGCTGCCGTATACCACAACGCTTCCACCCGATTTACCGATGGCGGTCAGTTCGGATTCGGTGCGGAAATCGGCATCAGTACCCAAAAGATTCACGCTCGCGGTCCAATGGGGCTGCGCGCACTCACTTCTACCAAGTATCAGATTCTCGGCACAGGACAAATCCGCTGA
- the proB gene encoding glutamate 5-kinase — protein sequence MKTSRKRIVVKVGSSSLASPRGGCDPGKLSLLVSALARLRQAGHETLLVSSGAVASGYVGLGYQQRPRTLAAKQAAAAIGQSMLMQQYSALFHQYGYTVAQILLTRDDFSNRERYQHAFQTISLLLSRGVIPVINENDTVSVAELTFGDNDMLGALVAGLTHADLYVMLTDTNGLYDKDPRRHRDAKRISRLEVVTSEWEERAGSAGALGTGGMRSKLLAAKTAQQLGLPSFIGMADQEDSLLQILAGQGDGTYVGAYSDSLEKVNIPTRKQWIALHSPVNGQIVIDDGAAEALLHHSRSLLLAGVTGVKGSFAAGDVVEVYTGDRLIGRGVSRYSASELRHALTSDRQTNRTNEVIHRDQWAMLPTAVTEQTM from the coding sequence ATGAAGACGTCAAGGAAGCGAATCGTCGTAAAAGTAGGCAGCAGTTCTCTCGCCTCGCCGCGTGGTGGCTGCGATCCAGGCAAGCTAAGCTTGCTGGTGTCGGCGCTCGCCCGCCTGCGTCAGGCCGGACACGAAACGCTACTGGTCTCATCCGGAGCGGTGGCCAGCGGGTACGTGGGGCTCGGCTACCAGCAGCGCCCCCGTACATTGGCAGCCAAGCAGGCAGCAGCAGCGATCGGGCAAAGCATGTTGATGCAGCAGTATTCAGCGCTGTTTCATCAGTACGGCTACACGGTAGCGCAGATTTTGCTGACACGGGATGACTTTTCCAACCGGGAGCGGTATCAGCACGCCTTCCAGACGATCTCCTTGCTGTTGAGCCGGGGTGTCATCCCCGTGATCAACGAAAATGACACCGTCTCCGTCGCAGAACTCACCTTTGGTGACAACGACATGCTGGGGGCATTGGTTGCGGGGCTGACCCACGCTGATCTCTACGTGATGCTGACCGATACCAACGGACTGTATGACAAAGATCCGCGCAGACATCGAGACGCCAAACGGATCAGTCGCCTGGAGGTAGTCACCTCAGAGTGGGAGGAGAGAGCCGGCAGCGCCGGTGCGCTCGGCACTGGCGGGATGCGCTCCAAACTGCTGGCTGCCAAGACGGCTCAGCAGCTCGGTCTCCCCAGTTTTATCGGCATGGCCGATCAGGAGGATTCGCTGCTGCAGATTCTGGCTGGTCAAGGTGACGGTACCTATGTGGGAGCGTACAGTGATTCTTTGGAAAAAGTAAACATCCCTACCCGCAAACAGTGGATCGCCTTGCACTCCCCCGTCAACGGGCAAATCGTCATCGACGATGGGGCTGCCGAAGCGCTGCTCCACCACAGCCGCAGTTTGCTGCTGGCTGGAGTCACCGGCGTGAAGGGCAGCTTTGCGGCGGGTGATGTAGTAGAAGTGTACACAGGCGATCGGCTGATCGGTCGCGGTGTCAGCCGCTACTCGGCCAGTGAACTGAGGCATGCACTGACATCTGACAGACAAACCAACCGGACGAATGAGGTGATTCACCGAGATCAATGGGCGATGCTGCCTACTGCTGTGACGGAACAGACAATGTGA
- a CDS encoding 4-hydroxy-3-methylbut-2-enyl diphosphate reductase, with protein sequence MEVVKISPRGYCYGVVDAMVLAVTTAKNFDLPRPIYILGMIVHNAHVVEAFKEQGIITLDGEDRLSLLEQIDEGTVIFTAHGVSPEVRKRASEKGLTIVDATCPDVTKTHDLIRDKLKEGYDVIYIGKKGHPEPEGAIGIAPERVHLVQTQEDVEKLELDGKKLIVTNQTTMSQWDVKHLMDAIVRRYPHVEIHNEICLATQVRQEAVAEQAKQAELCIVVGDPRSNNSNRLAQVAEEISGVPAYRIADLSELDLNWLHGKQRVAVTSGASTPTPLTKEVIAFLEQYDENNPATWEKNRTVNMRKILPAVKG encoded by the coding sequence ATGGAGGTAGTCAAAATCTCACCGCGCGGCTATTGTTATGGTGTCGTGGACGCTATGGTGTTGGCTGTGACGACGGCAAAAAACTTTGATCTGCCCAGACCGATCTACATCCTGGGGATGATCGTCCACAACGCCCATGTCGTTGAAGCCTTTAAGGAGCAGGGGATTATCACGCTGGACGGTGAGGATCGTCTCTCCCTGCTGGAGCAAATCGACGAGGGGACGGTCATCTTCACAGCGCATGGCGTTTCGCCGGAAGTGCGCAAGCGAGCTAGTGAGAAGGGCCTGACGATCGTTGACGCCACTTGCCCAGACGTAACCAAGACGCACGATTTGATTCGCGACAAGCTGAAAGAGGGCTATGACGTGATCTACATCGGCAAGAAAGGGCATCCAGAGCCGGAAGGGGCGATTGGGATTGCGCCGGAGCGGGTTCACCTCGTGCAAACGCAGGAAGACGTAGAAAAACTGGAACTGGACGGAAAAAAACTGATCGTCACCAACCAGACGACGATGAGTCAATGGGATGTCAAACACTTGATGGACGCGATTGTCCGCCGCTATCCACATGTGGAGATTCACAATGAGATCTGCCTCGCGACACAAGTCCGTCAGGAAGCGGTCGCCGAGCAGGCCAAGCAAGCAGAGCTATGTATTGTGGTCGGCGATCCGCGCAGCAACAACTCCAACCGATTGGCGCAGGTAGCGGAGGAGATTTCCGGGGTTCCGGCTTACCGCATTGCTGATCTGAGTGAGCTCGATCTCAATTGGCTGCACGGCAAGCAAAGAGTAGCGGTTACCTCCGGTGCTTCTACGCCAACGCCACTGACCAAAGAAGTGATTGCATTTTTGGAACAGTACGATGAAAACAACCCGGCTACCTGGGAGAAAAACCGTACGGTCAACATGAGGAAGATCCTGCCGGCTGTAAAAGGATAG
- a CDS encoding 3-hydroxyacyl-CoA dehydrogenase/enoyl-CoA hydratase family protein, which yields MQRNIRKAAVLGAGVMGAGIAAHLANVGIPTYLLDIVPRELTDDEGKKGLTLEDRSVRNRFAEAGKQRLLKEKPAPLYDKADIDLITVGNLEDDLHRLAEVDWIIEVVVENLDVKRQVFAKIEEYRKPGTIVSSNTSGVSINEMCEGRSDEFREHFLGTHFFNPPRYLKLLEIIPGRDTKPEIVQFMMQFGQFSLGKGTVLCKDTPNFIANRVGTYGLQVSIQEMVKLGLGVDEVDALTGPVIGRPKSATFRTLDVVGLDTYVHVANNVKLKSEDAEEKAVFEVPDFVLQMVEKRWIGQKSGQGFFKQERTAAGKEILALDYEQLIYRPRVKASFPSLDAAKAAKTLPQKLQALAYGKDKGSQFVWNVLKKVLLYSAAKVPEIADDIVSVDQAMKWGFGWELGPFETWDAIGVEKSVARMREEGETMPPLVEELLATGKTSFYERKEGRTAAFAIGGAYRDVEEKKEIINLAQLKEQGRLIKKNAGAALIDLGDGVACLEFTSPHNALGMDVLQMAGYAAEEVKKNFIGLVIGNQGKNFCVGMNLAMALMEAQDENWFELEMLIKNFHKIGDTFRAINRPVVAAPFGMTLGGGVEVCYLADQVQAAPETYLGLVEVGVGLLPGGGGTKEMLFRAMENVPEGGSMPVDPLPYVARAFETIAMAKVSTSGKEAIKLGYLRPTDRISINGDHLLYDAKQLVLEMDQKGYAPRKPRKIRVIGEAGYATLRQNVHAMQISGMISEHDELIASKIAYVMSGGSVPAGTEVNEQYILELERQAFMELIKTPKTQQRMQHMVTKNKPLRN from the coding sequence ATGCAACGAAACATTCGCAAAGCAGCGGTTCTGGGCGCAGGCGTTATGGGAGCAGGGATTGCCGCCCACCTGGCTAATGTCGGCATCCCGACGTATCTGCTGGATATCGTTCCGCGCGAATTGACGGACGATGAAGGGAAGAAGGGACTGACGCTGGAGGACCGAAGTGTTCGCAACCGCTTCGCTGAGGCGGGCAAGCAGCGGCTGCTCAAAGAGAAACCAGCGCCTCTGTATGACAAGGCGGATATCGATCTGATTACGGTGGGCAACCTGGAGGACGACCTGCACAGACTGGCTGAAGTGGATTGGATCATCGAGGTTGTCGTGGAAAATCTGGATGTAAAGCGGCAGGTTTTCGCCAAGATTGAAGAGTACCGCAAGCCCGGTACGATTGTTTCCTCCAACACATCTGGCGTATCAATCAACGAGATGTGCGAGGGTCGTTCTGATGAGTTCCGGGAGCATTTCCTCGGCACCCACTTTTTTAATCCTCCGCGATATCTGAAACTTCTGGAGATCATCCCTGGGCGGGATACCAAGCCGGAGATCGTCCAGTTTATGATGCAGTTCGGCCAGTTTTCGCTGGGGAAAGGAACCGTCCTGTGCAAAGATACGCCCAACTTTATCGCCAACCGGGTGGGCACATACGGACTGCAGGTCTCCATACAGGAGATGGTGAAGCTGGGTCTTGGCGTCGACGAAGTGGACGCGCTGACCGGTCCGGTCATCGGCCGTCCCAAAAGCGCGACTTTCCGCACGCTTGATGTCGTCGGTCTTGATACGTACGTTCATGTTGCCAACAATGTAAAACTGAAAAGCGAGGATGCCGAAGAGAAAGCCGTCTTTGAAGTGCCAGACTTTGTCCTGCAGATGGTAGAAAAGCGCTGGATCGGACAAAAGAGCGGGCAGGGCTTCTTCAAACAGGAACGGACAGCAGCAGGGAAAGAGATTCTGGCATTGGATTACGAACAGCTTATCTACCGGCCGCGTGTAAAAGCCTCCTTTCCTTCCCTGGACGCAGCCAAAGCAGCCAAAACACTGCCGCAAAAGCTGCAGGCGCTGGCATACGGCAAAGACAAAGGAAGCCAGTTTGTCTGGAACGTACTGAAGAAAGTGCTGCTCTACTCCGCCGCCAAAGTGCCGGAGATTGCCGATGATATCGTCTCGGTTGATCAGGCCATGAAGTGGGGCTTTGGCTGGGAACTAGGGCCGTTCGAGACCTGGGATGCAATCGGTGTAGAGAAATCAGTCGCCCGGATGCGTGAAGAGGGAGAAACGATGCCGCCACTTGTTGAGGAACTCCTCGCCACCGGCAAAACCTCATTTTATGAGCGAAAGGAAGGTCGTACAGCCGCCTTCGCTATCGGTGGAGCGTATCGAGACGTAGAAGAGAAAAAAGAGATCATCAACCTGGCCCAGTTAAAAGAGCAGGGCCGCCTGATCAAGAAAAACGCTGGAGCAGCGCTGATTGATCTGGGAGACGGAGTAGCCTGCCTGGAGTTTACTTCACCGCACAACGCGCTTGGGATGGACGTGCTGCAGATGGCTGGCTATGCCGCAGAAGAGGTGAAGAAGAACTTCATCGGCCTGGTGATCGGCAATCAGGGGAAAAACTTCTGTGTCGGCATGAACCTGGCGATGGCGCTGATGGAAGCACAGGATGAAAACTGGTTTGAGTTGGAGATGCTGATCAAGAACTTCCACAAGATAGGCGATACCTTTCGAGCCATCAACCGTCCGGTGGTAGCAGCGCCGTTCGGGATGACGCTGGGTGGTGGCGTGGAAGTATGTTATCTCGCTGACCAAGTGCAGGCGGCTCCGGAGACCTATCTCGGTCTGGTGGAAGTAGGCGTCGGTCTGCTGCCGGGGGGCGGCGGTACCAAGGAAATGCTGTTCCGTGCGATGGAAAACGTACCGGAAGGCGGCAGCATGCCGGTCGATCCACTCCCGTATGTGGCCCGTGCGTTTGAGACCATCGCGATGGCCAAAGTCTCCACCAGTGGCAAAGAAGCGATCAAACTAGGGTATCTCCGCCCCACTGACCGGATCAGCATCAATGGCGACCACCTGCTCTACGATGCCAAACAGTTGGTCCTGGAGATGGACCAAAAAGGCTATGCGCCGCGTAAACCGCGCAAGATCCGGGTCATCGGCGAAGCCGGCTACGCGACGCTTCGCCAGAATGTTCACGCGATGCAGATCAGCGGCATGATCAGCGAACACGATGAGCTGATCGCCAGCAAGATCGCATACGTGATGTCAGGTGGCAGTGTTCCGGCGGGAACGGAAGTAAACGAACAGTATATTTTGGAACTGGAACGCCAGGCCTTCATGGAGTTGATCAAGACTCCGAAGACACAGCAGCGGATGCAGCATATGGTTACCAAGAACAAACCGCTGCGCAATTAG
- a CDS encoding acetyl-CoA C-acetyltransferase — protein sequence MREAVIVAGSRTAVGKAKRGSLKDVHPVDMGAAVVEDLLRRLPALDPAEIEDVVIGNAVPEAEQGMNMARLIGLRAGLPTNVSGITINRFCSSGLQTIAYAAQQIMVGGADVIVAGGVESMSLVPMLGNKVALNPTLVDTMPDAYMSMGHTAEQVASRYHITREEQDAFSLESHRRAGTAIKEGKFREEIVPITVKRHHVDEAGKLHVTESIFDTDEGVRYDTSLEGLAKLKPVFHVKGTVTAGNASQTSDGAAAVVVMSAEKAAALNLKPIAAFRSFAVGGVDPDVMGIGPVVAIPKALKMAGVSLGDIDLIELNEAFASQSLAVIRELGLDHEKVNVNGGAIALGHPLGCTGAKLTVTLLHEMKRRGGRYGVVTMCIGGGMGAAGVFEML from the coding sequence ATGAGGGAAGCAGTGATTGTGGCCGGCTCTCGTACAGCGGTCGGTAAAGCCAAGCGGGGCAGCTTGAAAGATGTCCATCCAGTGGATATGGGGGCTGCCGTGGTCGAAGATCTGCTGCGACGATTACCCGCTCTCGATCCGGCAGAGATTGAGGATGTGGTGATCGGCAACGCTGTTCCGGAAGCGGAACAGGGGATGAACATGGCCCGACTGATCGGGCTAAGAGCCGGACTGCCGACCAATGTGTCGGGCATTACCATTAATCGTTTTTGTTCGTCAGGACTGCAGACGATCGCTTATGCGGCACAGCAGATCATGGTCGGAGGGGCCGATGTGATTGTCGCCGGCGGAGTTGAGAGTATGAGTCTCGTGCCGATGCTCGGCAATAAAGTAGCGTTGAACCCGACACTGGTGGATACCATGCCCGATGCCTACATGAGCATGGGACACACAGCCGAACAGGTGGCCAGTCGCTACCATATCACCCGAGAAGAGCAGGATGCCTTTTCGCTGGAGAGTCACCGGCGGGCAGGGACAGCGATTAAAGAAGGCAAGTTCCGTGAAGAAATCGTACCGATCACAGTAAAACGGCATCACGTGGACGAAGCTGGAAAGCTTCACGTAACCGAATCGATCTTCGATACGGACGAAGGCGTCCGCTACGACACCTCGCTTGAAGGCTTGGCCAAACTGAAGCCGGTGTTTCACGTCAAAGGGACGGTCACAGCAGGCAACGCCTCGCAGACAAGTGACGGCGCAGCCGCCGTCGTCGTAATGTCTGCAGAAAAAGCAGCAGCCCTCAACCTGAAGCCCATTGCAGCGTTCCGTTCTTTTGCGGTCGGCGGGGTTGACCCTGATGTGATGGGTATCGGACCGGTGGTGGCGATTCCGAAAGCACTAAAAATGGCTGGCGTCTCATTGGGCGACATCGATTTGATCGAGTTGAACGAAGCGTTCGCTTCACAGTCGCTGGCCGTCATCCGCGAGTTGGGGTTGGATCATGAGAAGGTAAATGTAAACGGCGGGGCAATCGCCCTTGGTCACCCTCTCGGATGCACAGGTGCAAAGCTGACGGTCACCTTGCTTCACGAGATGAAGCGTCGCGGTGGACGCTATGGTGTGGTTACGATGTGTATTGGCGGTGGCATGGGAGCAGCTGGCGTGTTTGAAATGCTGTAA
- the proC gene encoding pyrroline-5-carboxylate reductase, whose translation MTAQHDVLAHVRIGFLGAGSIVEAMLGGILQNNLLPAERITVVNRSGGQRLTHLSAKYGVQTATDKTLLVEQSDILILAIKPKDAAEACQCLHGQIRPDQLVISVIAGVSTECIQNWLGVDCPVIRTMPNTSSAVGHSVTGIARGRHTSESHLEVALRLFEAIGSVYAVSEDELDILTGLTGSGPAYIYYLVEAMEGAAIQAGLSPEIARQLTVQTLLGAAQMLIQTNEEPATLRQKVTSPGGTTQAGLEALQSYHFQQAVSAAVLRAAERSRELGAAYLKPSPR comes from the coding sequence ATGACTGCTCAACACGACGTACTTGCCCATGTTCGCATCGGATTCCTCGGTGCAGGTTCGATCGTCGAAGCGATGCTAGGTGGAATCCTGCAGAACAACCTGCTTCCCGCTGAGCGAATCACCGTTGTCAACCGCAGCGGCGGACAGCGTTTAACCCACTTGTCCGCAAAGTATGGTGTGCAGACTGCTACGGACAAGACTCTCTTGGTGGAGCAAAGCGATATTCTGATCCTGGCCATCAAGCCAAAGGATGCGGCAGAAGCGTGTCAATGCCTGCATGGCCAGATCCGCCCTGATCAGTTGGTGATCTCGGTCATCGCCGGTGTCTCCACTGAATGCATACAAAACTGGTTGGGTGTTGACTGTCCGGTCATTCGCACGATGCCCAACACATCCTCCGCCGTCGGTCACTCGGTTACAGGGATCGCCCGCGGCCGCCACACCAGCGAATCGCATCTGGAAGTAGCGCTCCGCTTGTTTGAAGCGATCGGTTCCGTCTACGCCGTCTCGGAAGATGAACTGGACATCTTGACCGGATTGACCGGGAGCGGTCCTGCCTACATCTACTACCTGGTCGAAGCGATGGAAGGAGCGGCGATCCAAGCAGGACTATCTCCTGAGATCGCCCGCCAGCTCACCGTGCAAACCCTGCTCGGCGCTGCTCAGATGCTGATCCAGACCAATGAAGAGCCAGCTACTCTGCGTCAAAAAGTGACCAGTCCCGGGGGCACCACCCAAGCCGGCCTGGAGGCCTTACAGTCGTATCACTTCCAACAAGCAGTCTCTGCCGCTGTTCTGCGTGCCGCCGAACGCTCCCGTGAATTGGGAGCTGCTTATCTAAAACCGTCTCCACGGTGA